The following are from one region of the Anguilla rostrata isolate EN2019 chromosome 7, ASM1855537v3, whole genome shotgun sequence genome:
- the LOC135259984 gene encoding serine-rich adhesin for platelets-like isoform X4 → MAVTAVFCVIALGVSAVTSTTSSTTPFSSMSPSTTDSTSSTQIPTSPTSVFSTPASSTEMSTSATSSTNSTQISTSPTSLFSVPASSTEMSTTIIPLSSSASSEMSTSATSMSSLPTSSTEMSTSAIIIPSSTTKSTDMSTSATSMSSPPISSTEMSTSGTSISSPPISSTVMSTIGTSTSSLPTSSTEMSTSATIIPSSTTRSTEMSTSATSMSSPPISSTEMSTSGTSMPAIPTSSTEMSTSGTSMSSPSISSTEMFTSGTSMSSLPTSSIGMSTSPTIIPSSFKSSTEMSTSATSMLSLSTSSPEMSTSGTSISSLSTSSTEMSTSATIITSGSTSSTEMSTSATIIPSSSTSSTEMSTSATSMLSLSTSSPEMSTSGTSISSLPTSSTEMSTSATIITSGSTSSTEMSTSATSMLSLSTSSPEMSTSATNMPSLPMSSTEMSTSATMIPSSSTSSTDMSISATSMLSLPTSSTKMSTSGTSMSSLPMSSTEMSTSGTSMSSLPTSSTEMSASATSLSSLPMSTIDMSTSATMNPSSFKSSTEMSTSATSISSLPTSSTEMSTSATIVPSSSTSSTEMSTSATSMSSPPISSTEMSTSGTSISSLPTSSTEMSTSATIVPSSSTSSTEMSTSATSMSSPPISSTEMSTSGTSMSSLPMSSTEMSTSGTSMSSLPTSSTEMSTSATSLSSLPMSTIDMSTSGTSLFSLPASSTEMSTPITITPSTSTSSTEMMSSGTSMSSVPTSSTEMSVSTSIIPSSATSSTDISTSATSMSSLPTSSTEMSTSGTIMSSLPIISTDQSTSTTIIRSSSTSSTEMSTSGRSMSSTIGMSTSATFITSGSTSSNEMSTSGSSMSSVTISSTEMSTSPTSLSSQPMSSTDMSTSGTRISSPPISSTEMSTSTTIIPSSSTSSTEMSTSTSSMSPLPRSSTEMSTSGTSSTNSTQISTSPTSVFSVPASSTEMSTTIIPSSSSASSEMSTSATSTTGSTQISTSPTSISSLPTSSTERSSSATITPSISTSSTEMSTSATIIPSSTTSSTKMTSATSMSSLPMSSTEMTSAGTSMSSLPTSSTEMSTSATIIPSSSTSSTKMTSATSMSSLPMSSTEMSTSGTSMSSLPTSSTEMSTSATIIPSSSTSSTEMSTSGTSMSSLPTSSTEMSTAGTSMSSLPTSSTEMSTSATMIPSSSTSSTEMSTSGTSMSSLPTSSTEMSTAGTSMSSLPTSSIGMSTSGTSMSSLPMSSTEMSTSGTSVSSLPTSSTEMSTSATIIPTVSTSMFSASTRSPEIPTSSTRIFSRSVAAPRSMTGIFSSSTFFPSRETTKKLQPTAAAPVLTTEIVIPTTKPMPVIMTTNPAPTTPVAEGGQATAAAPVLTTEIVIPTTKPMPVIMTTNPAPTTPVAEGGQATAAAPVLTTEIVIPTPKPMPVIMTTNPAPTTPVAEGGQPTAVAPVLTTEIVIPTTKPMPVNIVTNPAPTTPAAMGGQPTTAAAKITTLRAIVATSMKPVVPVITTKAAPAPTTGGIVVPLPTTQAVIQTRNTPIIAPSVGVSTARPAGPITQPPPTVVVAPTTLTVSLTTMAVVIAQTDSTDKPSASEGSLEMDFSIDQPFDNNLLDSTSQEFKTLASNVTAEVNRAYRKSFPDTFRRCRVNAFSSGSVKVDMTLIFSNKTVVPTTSQAEESLQEALKEGTTFLNVVPDSIVASTTNATTTTVAPAMTTSGSSKQTVNIIVLTFFSLFQFFTTRH, encoded by the exons ATTCCACAAGTTCTACTCAAATTCCTACATCACCCACGAGTGTGTTCTCAACACCTGCaagctctactgaaatgtcAACATCAGCTACAA GTTCTACAAATTCTACTCAAATTTCTACATCACCCACAAGTTTGTTCTCAGTACCAGCAAGCTCTACAGAAATGTCAACCACAATTATCCCCTTGAGTTCCTCAGCTTCAAGTGAAATGTCAACATCTGCTACAAGTATGTCCTCACTACCTACaagctctactgaaatgtctacatcagccATAATTATCCCCTCAAGTACCACAAAGTCAACTGACATGTCCACATCAGCCACAAGTATGTCCTCACCACCTATTAGCTCTACTGAAATGTCCACATCAGGAACAAGTATATCCTCACCACCTATTAGCTCTACAGTAATGTCCACAATAGGTACAAGTACGTCCTCACTACCCACaagctctactgaaatgtctacatcagccACAATTATTCCCTCAAGTACCACAAGGTCaactgaaatgtctacatcagccACAAGTATGTCCTCACCACCTATTAGCTCTACTGAAATGTCCACATCAGGAACAAGTATGCCCGCAATACCTACaagctctactgaaatgtcCACATCAGGTACAAGTATGTCCTCACCATCTATTAGCTCTACTGAAATGTTCACatcaggaacaagtatgtcctCACTACCTACAAGCTCTATTGGAATGTCTACATCACCCACAATTATCCCCTCAAGTTTTAAAAGTTCaactgaaatgtctacatcagccACAAGTATGCTGTCACTATCTACAAGCTCTCCTGAAATGTCCACATCAGGCACAAGTATATCCTCACTATCTACaagctctactgaaatgtctacatcagccACAATTATCACCTCAGGTTCTACAAGTTCaactgaaatgtctacatcagccACAATTATCCCCTCAAGTTCCACAAGTTCaactgaaatgtctacatcagccACAAGTATGCTGTCACTATCTACAAGCTCTCCTGAAATGTCCACATCAGGCACAAGTATATCCTCACTACCTACaagctctactgaaatgtctacatcagccACAATTATCACCTCAGGTTCTACAAGTTCaactgaaatgtctacatcagccACAAGTATGCTGTCACTATCTACAAGCTCTCCTGAAATGTCCACATCAGCCACAAATATGCCCTCACTACCTATgagctctactgaaatgtctacatcagccACAATGATCCCCTCAAGTTCCACAAGTTCAACAGATATGTCTATATCAGCCACAAGTATGTTGTCACTACCTACAAGCTCTACTAAAATGTCCACATCAGGCACAAGTATGTCCTCACTACCTATgagctctactgaaatgtccacatcaggaacaagtatgtcctCATTACCTACaagctctactgaaatgtctGCATCAGCCACAAGCTTGTCCTCACTACCTATGAGCACTATTGACATGTCTACATCAGCCACAATGAACCCCTCAAGTTTTAAAAGTTCaactgaaatgtctacatcagccACAAGTATATCCTCACTACCTACaagctctactgaaatgtctacatcagccACAATTGTCCCCTCAAGTTCCACAAGTTCaactgaaatgtctacatcagccACAAGTATGTCCTCACCACCTATTAGCTCTACTGAAATGTCCACATCAGGCACAAGTATATCCTCACTACCTACaagctctactgaaatgtctacatcagccACAATTGTCCCCTCAAGTTCCACAAGTTCaactgaaatgtctacatcagccACAAGTATGTCCTCACCACCTATTAGCTCTACTGAAATGTCCACATCAGGCACAAGTATGTCCTCACTACCTATgagctctactgaaatgtccacatcaggaacaagtatgtcctCATTACCTACaagctctactgaaatgtcCACATCAGCCACAAGCTTGTCCTCACTACCTATGAGCACTATTGACATGTCTACATCAGGTACAAGTTTATTTTCACTACCTGCaagctctactgaaatgtcAACACCAATCACAATTACCCCTTCAACTTCCACAAGCTCAACTGAAATGATGTCATCAGGCACAAGTATGTCCTCAGTACCTACaagctctactgaaatgtcAGTGTCTACTTCCATTATACCCTCAAGTGCCACAAGTTCAACTGACATATCTACATCAGCCACAAGTATGTCTTCACTGCCAACAAGCTCaactgaaatgtctacatcaggCACAATTATGTCCTCGCTACCTATAATTTCTACTGACCAGTCCACGTCAACCACAATAATCCGCTCAAGTTCCACAAGTTCAACTGAAATGTCTACTTCAGGCAGGAGCATGTCAAGTACGATTGGAATGTCTACATCAGCCACATTTATTACTTCAGGTTCCAcaagttcaaatgaaatgtcaacATCAGGATCAAGTATGTCATCAGTAACTATTAGCTCcactgaaatgtctacatcacCCACAAGTTTGTCCTCACAACCAATGAGCTCTACTGACATGTCTACATCAGGCACAAGGATATCCTCACCACCTATaagctctactgaaatgtcCACATCAACCACAATTATTCCCTCAAGTTCCACAAGTTCaactgaaatgtctacatcCACCTCAAGTATGTCTCCACTACCTAGAAGTTctactgaaatgtctacatcaggTACAA GTTCTACAAATTCTACTCAAATTTCTACATCACCCACAAGTGTGTTCTCAGTACCAGCAAGCTCTACAGAAATGTCAACCACAATTATCCCCTCAAGTTCCTCAGCTTCAAGTGAAATGTCAACATCTGCTACAA GTACTACAGGTTCCACTCAGATTTCCACATCACCCACAAGTATTTCCTCACTACCTACAAGCTCTACTGAAAGGTCTTCATCGGCCACAATTACACCCTCAATTTCCACaagctctactgaaatgtctacatcagccACAATTATCCCCTCAAGTACCACAAGTTCAACCAAAATGACATCAGCCACAAGTATGTCCTCACTACCTATGAGCTCTACTGAAATGACCTCAGCAGGCACAAGTATGTCCTCACTACCTACaagctctactgaaatgtctacatcagccACAATTATCCCCTCAAGTTCCACAAGTTCAACCAAAATGACATCAGCCACAAGTATGTCCTCACTACCTATgagctctactgaaatgtccacatcaggcacaagtatgtcctcactacctacaagctctactgaaatgtctacatcagccACAATTATCCCTTCAAGTTCCACAAGTTCaactgaaatgtctacatctggcacaagtatgtcctcactacctacaagctctactgaaatgtcCACAGCAGGCACAAGTATGTCCTCATTACCTACaagctctactgaaatgtctacatcagccACAATGATCCCCTCAAGTTCTACAAGTTCaactgaaatgtctacatcaggcacaagtatgtcctcactacctacaagctctactgaaatgtcCACAGCAGGCACAAGTATGTCATCACTACCTACAAGCTCTATTGGAATGTCTACATCAGGCACAAGTATGTCCTCACTACCTATgagctctactgaaatgtcAACATCAGGCACAAGTGTGTCCTCACTACCTACaagctctactgaaatgtctacatcagccACAATTATCCCCACAGTTTCCACAAGTATGTTCTCAGCATCTACACGTTCTCCAGAAATCCCTACTTCGAGCACTAGGATATTCTCAAGATCTGTTGCAGCTCCCAGATCAATGACTGGTATTTTTTCAAGTTCTACCTTTTTTCCCAGCCGAGAAACAACCAAAAAACTACAACCTACAGCTGCAGCACCAGTTCTCACAACTGAAATTGTAATTCCCACAACAAAACCCATGCCTGTCATTATGACTACAAATCCAGCACCTACAACACCAGTAGCAGAGGGGGGTCAAGCTACAGCTGCAGCACCAGTGCTCACAACTGAAATTGTAATCCCCACAACAAAACCCATGCCTGTCATTATGACTACAAATCCAGCACCTACAACACCAGTAGCAGAGGGGGGTCAAGCTACAGCTGCAGCACCAGTGCTCACAACTGAAATCGTAATCCCCACACCAAAACCCATGCCTGTCATTATGACTACAAATCCAGCACCTACAACACCAGTAGCAGAGGGGGGTCAACCTACAGCTGTGGCACCAGTGCTCACAACTGAAATCGTAATCCCCACAACAAAACCCATGCCTGTCAATATTGTTACAAATCCAGCACCTACAACACCAGCAGCAATGGGGGGTCAACCAACAACAGCAGCTGCTAAAATCACAACTTTACGTGCAATAGTGGCTACTTCCATGAAACCTGTAGTACCTGTCATAACTACAAAAGCTGCCCCAGCCCCAACAACTGGAGGAATTGTAGTTCCCCTGCCAACCACACAAGCTGTAATCCAAACAAGAAACACCCCTATAATTGCCCCATCAGTTGGCGTCTCCACTGCGAGGCCTGCAGGACCTATTACACAACCTCCACCAACTGTAGTTGTGGCACCCACTACATTAACAGTTTCTCTTACGACCATGGCAGTTGTGATTGCTCAGACAGACTCCACGGATAAACCATCTGCAAGTGAGGGATCACTGGAGATGGACTTCAGCATCGATCAGCCATTCGACAACAATCTCCTCGATAGCACGTCACAGGAATTCAAGACCCTGGCCAGCAATGTTACTGCTGAG GTTAATCGTGCTTACAGGAAATCTTTCCCAGACACCTTCCGTCGCTGCCGAGTCAATGCATTCAG tTCGGGGTCAGTGAAAGTTGACATGACCCTTATATTCAGCAACAAGACTGTGGTTCCAACCACATCCCAGGCAGAAGAAAGTCTCCAGGAAGCCCTGAAGGAAGGAACAACCTTCCTGAATGTTGTTCCTGACTCTATTGTTGCAA GCACAACAAACGCAACTACAACCACAGTGGCACCCGCAATGACCACCTCCGGGTCCTCCAAGCAGACTGTCAACATAATAGTTCTCACgtttttttcactgtttcagttttttacaaCAAGGCACTGA
- the LOC135259984 gene encoding mucin-2-like isoform X8: MAVTAVFCVIALGVSAVTSTTSSTTPFSSMSPSTTDSTSSTQIPTSPTSVFSTPASSTEMSTSATSTTGSTQISTSPTSISSLPTSSTERSSSATITPSISTSSTEMSTSATIIPSSTTSSTKMTSATSMSSLPMSSTEMTSAGTSMSSLPTSSTEMSTSATIIPSSSTSSTKMTSATSMSSLPMSSTEMSTSGTSMSSLPTSSTEMSTSATIIPSSSTSSTEMSTSGTSMSSLPTSSTEMSTAGTSMSSLPTSSTEMSTSATMIPSSSTSSTEMSTSGTSMSSLPTSSTEMSTAGTSMSSLPTSSIGMSTSGTSMSSLPMSSTEMSTSGTSVSSLPTSSTEMSTSATIIPTVSTSMFSASTRSPEIPTSSTRIFSRSVAAPRSMTGIFSSSTFFPSRETTKKLQPTAAAPVLTTEIVIPTTKPMPVIMTTNPAPTTPVAEGGQATAAAPVLTTEIVIPTTKPMPVIMTTNPAPTTPVAEGGQATAAAPVLTTEIVIPTPKPMPVIMTTNPAPTTPVAEGGQPTAVAPVLTTEIVIPTTKPMPVNIVTNPAPTTPAAMGGQPTTAAAKITTLRAIVATSMKPVVPVITTKAAPAPTTGGIVVPLPTTQAVIQTRNTPIIAPSVGVSTARPAGPITQPPPTVVVAPTTLTVSLTTMAVVIAQTDSTDKPSASEGSLEMDFSIDQPFDNNLLDSTSQEFKTLASNVTAEVNRAYRKSFPDTFRRCRVNAFSSGSVKVDMTLIFSNKTVVPTTSQAEESLQEALKEGTTFLNVVPDSIVASTTNATTTTVAPAMTTSGSSKQTVNIIVLTFFSLFQFFTTRH; the protein is encoded by the exons ATTCCACAAGTTCTACTCAAATTCCTACATCACCCACGAGTGTGTTCTCAACACCTGCaagctctactgaaatgtcAACATCAGCTACAA GTACTACAGGTTCCACTCAGATTTCCACATCACCCACAAGTATTTCCTCACTACCTACAAGCTCTACTGAAAGGTCTTCATCGGCCACAATTACACCCTCAATTTCCACaagctctactgaaatgtctacatcagccACAATTATCCCCTCAAGTACCACAAGTTCAACCAAAATGACATCAGCCACAAGTATGTCCTCACTACCTATGAGCTCTACTGAAATGACCTCAGCAGGCACAAGTATGTCCTCACTACCTACaagctctactgaaatgtctacatcagccACAATTATCCCCTCAAGTTCCACAAGTTCAACCAAAATGACATCAGCCACAAGTATGTCCTCACTACCTATgagctctactgaaatgtccacatcaggcacaagtatgtcctcactacctacaagctctactgaaatgtctacatcagccACAATTATCCCTTCAAGTTCCACAAGTTCaactgaaatgtctacatctggcacaagtatgtcctcactacctacaagctctactgaaatgtcCACAGCAGGCACAAGTATGTCCTCATTACCTACaagctctactgaaatgtctacatcagccACAATGATCCCCTCAAGTTCTACAAGTTCaactgaaatgtctacatcaggcacaagtatgtcctcactacctacaagctctactgaaatgtcCACAGCAGGCACAAGTATGTCATCACTACCTACAAGCTCTATTGGAATGTCTACATCAGGCACAAGTATGTCCTCACTACCTATgagctctactgaaatgtcAACATCAGGCACAAGTGTGTCCTCACTACCTACaagctctactgaaatgtctacatcagccACAATTATCCCCACAGTTTCCACAAGTATGTTCTCAGCATCTACACGTTCTCCAGAAATCCCTACTTCGAGCACTAGGATATTCTCAAGATCTGTTGCAGCTCCCAGATCAATGACTGGTATTTTTTCAAGTTCTACCTTTTTTCCCAGCCGAGAAACAACCAAAAAACTACAACCTACAGCTGCAGCACCAGTTCTCACAACTGAAATTGTAATTCCCACAACAAAACCCATGCCTGTCATTATGACTACAAATCCAGCACCTACAACACCAGTAGCAGAGGGGGGTCAAGCTACAGCTGCAGCACCAGTGCTCACAACTGAAATTGTAATCCCCACAACAAAACCCATGCCTGTCATTATGACTACAAATCCAGCACCTACAACACCAGTAGCAGAGGGGGGTCAAGCTACAGCTGCAGCACCAGTGCTCACAACTGAAATCGTAATCCCCACACCAAAACCCATGCCTGTCATTATGACTACAAATCCAGCACCTACAACACCAGTAGCAGAGGGGGGTCAACCTACAGCTGTGGCACCAGTGCTCACAACTGAAATCGTAATCCCCACAACAAAACCCATGCCTGTCAATATTGTTACAAATCCAGCACCTACAACACCAGCAGCAATGGGGGGTCAACCAACAACAGCAGCTGCTAAAATCACAACTTTACGTGCAATAGTGGCTACTTCCATGAAACCTGTAGTACCTGTCATAACTACAAAAGCTGCCCCAGCCCCAACAACTGGAGGAATTGTAGTTCCCCTGCCAACCACACAAGCTGTAATCCAAACAAGAAACACCCCTATAATTGCCCCATCAGTTGGCGTCTCCACTGCGAGGCCTGCAGGACCTATTACACAACCTCCACCAACTGTAGTTGTGGCACCCACTACATTAACAGTTTCTCTTACGACCATGGCAGTTGTGATTGCTCAGACAGACTCCACGGATAAACCATCTGCAAGTGAGGGATCACTGGAGATGGACTTCAGCATCGATCAGCCATTCGACAACAATCTCCTCGATAGCACGTCACAGGAATTCAAGACCCTGGCCAGCAATGTTACTGCTGAG GTTAATCGTGCTTACAGGAAATCTTTCCCAGACACCTTCCGTCGCTGCCGAGTCAATGCATTCAG tTCGGGGTCAGTGAAAGTTGACATGACCCTTATATTCAGCAACAAGACTGTGGTTCCAACCACATCCCAGGCAGAAGAAAGTCTCCAGGAAGCCCTGAAGGAAGGAACAACCTTCCTGAATGTTGTTCCTGACTCTATTGTTGCAA GCACAACAAACGCAACTACAACCACAGTGGCACCCGCAATGACCACCTCCGGGTCCTCCAAGCAGACTGTCAACATAATAGTTCTCACgtttttttcactgtttcagttttttacaaCAAGGCACTGA
- the LOC135259984 gene encoding uncharacterized protein LOC135259984 isoform X7, whose translation MAVTAVFCVIALGVSAVTSTTSSTTPFSSMSPSTTDSTSSTQIPTSPTSVFSTPASSTEMSTSATSSTNSTQISTSPTSVFSVPASSTEMSTTIIPSSSSASSEMSTSATSTTGSTQISTSPTSISSLPTSSTERSSSATITPSISTSSTEMSTSATIIPSSTTSSTKMTSATSMSSLPMSSTEMTSAGTSMSSLPTSSTEMSTSATIIPSSSTSSTKMTSATSMSSLPMSSTEMSTSGTSMSSLPTSSTEMSTSATIIPSSSTSSTEMSTSGTSMSSLPTSSTEMSTAGTSMSSLPTSSTEMSTSATMIPSSSTSSTEMSTSGTSMSSLPTSSTEMSTAGTSMSSLPTSSIGMSTSGTSMSSLPMSSTEMSTSGTSVSSLPTSSTEMSTSATIIPTVSTSMFSASTRSPEIPTSSTRIFSRSVAAPRSMTGIFSSSTFFPSRETTKKLQPTAAAPVLTTEIVIPTTKPMPVIMTTNPAPTTPVAEGGQATAAAPVLTTEIVIPTTKPMPVIMTTNPAPTTPVAEGGQATAAAPVLTTEIVIPTPKPMPVIMTTNPAPTTPVAEGGQPTAVAPVLTTEIVIPTTKPMPVNIVTNPAPTTPAAMGGQPTTAAAKITTLRAIVATSMKPVVPVITTKAAPAPTTGGIVVPLPTTQAVIQTRNTPIIAPSVGVSTARPAGPITQPPPTVVVAPTTLTVSLTTMAVVIAQTDSTDKPSASEGSLEMDFSIDQPFDNNLLDSTSQEFKTLASNVTAEVNRAYRKSFPDTFRRCRVNAFSSGSVKVDMTLIFSNKTVVPTTSQAEESLQEALKEGTTFLNVVPDSIVASTTNATTTTVAPAMTTSGSSKQTVNIIVLTFFSLFQFFTTRH comes from the exons ATTCCACAAGTTCTACTCAAATTCCTACATCACCCACGAGTGTGTTCTCAACACCTGCaagctctactgaaatgtcAACATCAGCTACAA GTTCTACAAATTCTACTCAAATTTCTACATCACCCACAAGTGTGTTCTCAGTACCAGCAAGCTCTACAGAAATGTCAACCACAATTATCCCCTCAAGTTCCTCAGCTTCAAGTGAAATGTCAACATCTGCTACAA GTACTACAGGTTCCACTCAGATTTCCACATCACCCACAAGTATTTCCTCACTACCTACAAGCTCTACTGAAAGGTCTTCATCGGCCACAATTACACCCTCAATTTCCACaagctctactgaaatgtctacatcagccACAATTATCCCCTCAAGTACCACAAGTTCAACCAAAATGACATCAGCCACAAGTATGTCCTCACTACCTATGAGCTCTACTGAAATGACCTCAGCAGGCACAAGTATGTCCTCACTACCTACaagctctactgaaatgtctacatcagccACAATTATCCCCTCAAGTTCCACAAGTTCAACCAAAATGACATCAGCCACAAGTATGTCCTCACTACCTATgagctctactgaaatgtccacatcaggcacaagtatgtcctcactacctacaagctctactgaaatgtctacatcagccACAATTATCCCTTCAAGTTCCACAAGTTCaactgaaatgtctacatctggcacaagtatgtcctcactacctacaagctctactgaaatgtcCACAGCAGGCACAAGTATGTCCTCATTACCTACaagctctactgaaatgtctacatcagccACAATGATCCCCTCAAGTTCTACAAGTTCaactgaaatgtctacatcaggcacaagtatgtcctcactacctacaagctctactgaaatgtcCACAGCAGGCACAAGTATGTCATCACTACCTACAAGCTCTATTGGAATGTCTACATCAGGCACAAGTATGTCCTCACTACCTATgagctctactgaaatgtcAACATCAGGCACAAGTGTGTCCTCACTACCTACaagctctactgaaatgtctacatcagccACAATTATCCCCACAGTTTCCACAAGTATGTTCTCAGCATCTACACGTTCTCCAGAAATCCCTACTTCGAGCACTAGGATATTCTCAAGATCTGTTGCAGCTCCCAGATCAATGACTGGTATTTTTTCAAGTTCTACCTTTTTTCCCAGCCGAGAAACAACCAAAAAACTACAACCTACAGCTGCAGCACCAGTTCTCACAACTGAAATTGTAATTCCCACAACAAAACCCATGCCTGTCATTATGACTACAAATCCAGCACCTACAACACCAGTAGCAGAGGGGGGTCAAGCTACAGCTGCAGCACCAGTGCTCACAACTGAAATTGTAATCCCCACAACAAAACCCATGCCTGTCATTATGACTACAAATCCAGCACCTACAACACCAGTAGCAGAGGGGGGTCAAGCTACAGCTGCAGCACCAGTGCTCACAACTGAAATCGTAATCCCCACACCAAAACCCATGCCTGTCATTATGACTACAAATCCAGCACCTACAACACCAGTAGCAGAGGGGGGTCAACCTACAGCTGTGGCACCAGTGCTCACAACTGAAATCGTAATCCCCACAACAAAACCCATGCCTGTCAATATTGTTACAAATCCAGCACCTACAACACCAGCAGCAATGGGGGGTCAACCAACAACAGCAGCTGCTAAAATCACAACTTTACGTGCAATAGTGGCTACTTCCATGAAACCTGTAGTACCTGTCATAACTACAAAAGCTGCCCCAGCCCCAACAACTGGAGGAATTGTAGTTCCCCTGCCAACCACACAAGCTGTAATCCAAACAAGAAACACCCCTATAATTGCCCCATCAGTTGGCGTCTCCACTGCGAGGCCTGCAGGACCTATTACACAACCTCCACCAACTGTAGTTGTGGCACCCACTACATTAACAGTTTCTCTTACGACCATGGCAGTTGTGATTGCTCAGACAGACTCCACGGATAAACCATCTGCAAGTGAGGGATCACTGGAGATGGACTTCAGCATCGATCAGCCATTCGACAACAATCTCCTCGATAGCACGTCACAGGAATTCAAGACCCTGGCCAGCAATGTTACTGCTGAG GTTAATCGTGCTTACAGGAAATCTTTCCCAGACACCTTCCGTCGCTGCCGAGTCAATGCATTCAG tTCGGGGTCAGTGAAAGTTGACATGACCCTTATATTCAGCAACAAGACTGTGGTTCCAACCACATCCCAGGCAGAAGAAAGTCTCCAGGAAGCCCTGAAGGAAGGAACAACCTTCCTGAATGTTGTTCCTGACTCTATTGTTGCAA GCACAACAAACGCAACTACAACCACAGTGGCACCCGCAATGACCACCTCCGGGTCCTCCAAGCAGACTGTCAACATAATAGTTCTCACgtttttttcactgtttcagttttttacaaCAAGGCACTGA